GGTCGCTTCCGCGGGGTTGGTACGCCAGTGCAGCAACCTCAGCGCGGCGTCCAGAGGAGACGCGCCGTCACCCCAAGGCGACGGCGCGAAAAGCCTTACCGGTAGCGCCAGCCGCCGTGCCAGCGGTGACGGTGCTGCCAATAACGCCGCCCGTCCCAATAGCCCCGACCCGCATAATAGCGGTGGACCACCAGCGGACCGCGCTCGATCACCACCGGGCCGCGATCAACGATCACCGGCCTGCGATTGG
This genomic stretch from Sphingomonas panacis harbors:
- a CDS encoding GCG_CRPN prefix-to-repeats domain-containing protein, translating into MRKRLAAAFAIGVAMLSVSSAEARDGCGPGGHRNRWGDCRPNRRPVIVDRGPVVIERGPLVVHRYYAGRGYWDGRRYWQHRHRWHGGWRYR